From one Mytilus trossulus isolate FHL-02 chromosome 10, PNRI_Mtr1.1.1.hap1, whole genome shotgun sequence genomic stretch:
- the LOC134688600 gene encoding protein CIP2A homolog L-like isoform X6, whose protein sequence is MLVYQETISQWRQATVIKTHAGIPGDHLTVEVSYCHQNTCWYTRRPSHSGGKLLSSKHMLVYQETISQWRQATVIKTHAGIPGDHLTVEILNVLQRITYGHKINFQDSYVEDLLHFVLKNITNPITEFTLPCLGLLVNLCRDNFATQSYIKNMEGSRNLYKTLMSYLDDQNLTMMIFTLSCISYLCLHQDIGQHVFNPKNVKRTFQLMFNIVLKGDTGTTRQYAVDLFSDLLKNQNIQQSLVEFEKLSSSIEKVLNLVATSTAESVVKIFELLLSLSAIEGIRPIICRCILSTCSVQQRDHYAELAQTPVSQIKEPLFAVVHWASQPAESHDQASLYAIDFLAEFYEEMIYSNTRIQYSAHADLVLPLTLQALSTRIEGESHIMKRISRKIIKALQLSIVLTGEEDIKRKLVGMVDMQMFSKLLDFQFSNNKVALNSSKFTLVTDDLSDIGVEIVMYGLDLMAKLAKNLPEVDALFSSSLQDSRIVPFLSAGLTSDNRTVVQVTLQIICFASMFDAFPTVLLGDALTASNCKKKEELMKRETIQSPVQYHMPVLHSYENKENINHDASRISIQDATRLSDQDASVQSLIDRMQSGFELKGANSSEIIDLYEHKIQSLQTKEEQLQDLLEAKSLALTQADRLIAQHRSRKAAYEAEAAKMRRLLHSSEINSEKCKEEINEIKLKKEHLQNSLESVMEEKSQLEQVAEEHQQLTAAYTELSEKYTSVDKSLLSLKQEHKTLSEMHEVLRKHDENLKEQCDSASEQLSKLEAERKTLNKTLKEKESKLSELTKTHTKLQKDFKTSESEREQLEEAVDKYRANMAQLEQTKKQFQHQVSSLELLCRQHETNIDNKDKELVALKGEVDKHRQIAALINSLSSGKSENGAQQ, encoded by the exons ATGCTGGTATACCAGGAGACCATCTCACAGTGGAGACAAGCTACTGTCATCAAAACACATGCTGGTATACCAGGGGACCATCTCACAGTGGAGGTAAGCTACTGTCATCAAAACACATGCTGGTATACCAGGAGACCATCTCACAGTGGAGGTAAGCTACTGTCATCAAAACACATGCTGGTATACCAGGAGACCATCTCACAGTGGAGACAAGCTACTGTCATCAAAACACATGCTGGTATACCAGGGGACCATCTCACAGTGGAG atattgaATGTTTTACAGAGGATAACATATGGACACAAGATAAATTTCCAGGACAGTTATGTTGAAgatttgttacattttgttttgaaaaatat AACTAACCCCATTACAGAATTTACCTTACCTTGTCTCGGATTATTAGTCAATCTGTGTAGAGATAACTTTGCCACACAgtcttatattaaaaatatg GAAGGATCAAGGAATTTGTACAAGACATTGATGTCTTATTTAGACGACCAGAACTTAACAATGATGATATTTACATTGTCGTGTATATCATATCTGTGTTTACACCAAGACATAGGACAACAT gtGTTTAATCCAAAGAATGTAAAGAGGACATTCCAGTTGatgtttaatattgtattaaaaggAGACACAGGGACAACGAGACAGTATGCTGTTGATTTGTTTTCAGATTtactcaaaaatcaaaatattcagcAGTCACTTGTAGA ATTTGAGAAATTGAGTTCTAGCATAGAAAAGGTGCTTAATTTGGTAGCTACCAGTACTGCAGAGTCAGTGGTAAAG atatttgaacTTCTGCTGTCCCTGTCTGCTATAGAAGGCATTAGACCAATAATATGTCGTTGTATTTTATCAACATGTTCTGTACAACAAAGAGATCACTATGCTGAATTAGCCCAGACACCTGTCTCTCAGATCAAAGAACCACTGTTTGCTGTTGTTCACTGGGCGTCACAACCAGCCGAGTCACATGACCAGGCATCATTATATGCTATAGACTTTCTGGCGGAATTTTATGAG GAAATGATTTACTCCAACACAAGAATCCAGTACTCTGCTCATGCAGACCTTGTTTTGCCATTGACCTTACAAGCTCTCAGTACGAGGATTGAAGGAGAGAGTCATATAATGAAGAGAATCAGTAGAAAGATCATAAAGGCTTTACAACTGAGTATTG tgtTGACAGGAGAAGAGGACATAAAGAGAAAGTTGGTCGGTATGGTGGATATGCAGATGTTTTCTAAGTTACTGGATTTCCAGTTCTCTAACAATAAAGTGGCTTTAAATTCAAGCAAATTTACTCTGGTTACTGATGATTTAAG CGACATTGGTGTAGAGATTGTGATGTATGGTTTGGATTTGATGGCAAAATTAGCAAAAAATCTACCAGAGGTTGATGCTTTGTTTTCATCAAGTTTACAA GACAGTAGAATTGTGCCTTTCCTGTCCGCTGGTCTGACAAGTGACAATCGAACAGTAGTACAAGTCACCTTACAGATCATTTGTTTTGCTTCAATGTTTGATGCATTTCCTACAGTTTT ACTTGGTGATGCTTTGACTGCAAGTAATTGTAAGAAGAAAGAAGAGTTAAtgaaaagggagacaattcaaTCACCTGTTCAATATCATATGCCAGTTTTACATAGTTATGAGAACAAGGAGAACATAAACCATGACGCCAGTAGGATATCTATACAGGATGCTACGAGACTGTCAGACCAGGATGCTTCAGTTCAATCTCTTATTGACAGGATGCAGTCCGGCTTTGAg ttGAAGGGAGCTAACTCCTCTGAGATTATAGACCTGTATGAACATAAGATACAGTCTCTACAG ACAAAAGAAGAACAACTTCAAGACTTGTTGGAAGCCAAGAGTTTAGCTCTCACACAGGCGGATAGATTGATAGCTCAGCATAGGTCCAGAAAAGCTGCTTACGAGGCTGAG gctGCTAAAATGAGACGATTACTTCACTCCTCTGAGATCAACAGTGAGAAATGCAAAGAAGAAATTAATGAGATCAAATTAAAGAAGGAACATCTACAAAACTCACTGGAAAGCGTGATGGAGGAGAAATCTCA GTTAGAACAAGTAGCAGAGGAACACCAACAATTAACAGCAGCTTATACAGAACTGTCAGAAAA ATATACCTCTGTAGACAAGTCATTGTTGTcattaaaacaagaacataagaCATTGTCAGAGATGCATGAAGTGTTACGGAAACATGACGAGAATCTTAAAGAGCAATGTGATAG tgCATCAGAACAACTGAGTAAGCTGGAGGCTGAAAggaaaactttaaataaaactcTAAAGGAGAAAGAATCAAAACTCTCAG AACTGACGAAGACTCACACGAAATTACAAAAGGATTTTAAGACTTCTGAGAGTGAGAGAGAGCAGTTAGAGGAAGCTGTTGATAAATATAGAGCTAATATGGCTCAGTTAGAACAGACAAAGAAACAATTTCAACATCAG gtcTCATCACTAGAGCTTCTGTGTAGACAACATGAAACCAATATTGACAACAAAGATAAAGAACTTGTAGCATTGAAAGGAGAAGTTGACAAACATCGACAGATAGCTGCCTTAATTAACAGTCTTAGTAGTGGGAAGTCAGAAAATGGAGCACAACAGTAA
- the LOC134688600 gene encoding protein CIP2A homolog L-like isoform X5 — protein sequence METASCVKHVIMAANQYKNSKTDGNLVYLQRQLEILVGSLSSRTSTLKFFNLRNLLPVECLNAVIDILRESRDLKPGLLSKCISLFQHLAQDSEIREAFHDSFHLTQCLATVIKTHAGIPGDHLTVEILNVLQRITYGHKINFQDSYVEDLLHFVLKNITNPITEFTLPCLGLLVNLCRDNFATQSYIKNMEGSRNLYKTLMSYLDDQNLTMMIFTLSCISYLCLHQDIGQHVFNPKNVKRTFQLMFNIVLKGDTGTTRQYAVDLFSDLLKNQNIQQSLVEFEKLSSSIEKVLNLVATSTAESVVKIFELLLSLSAIEGIRPIICRCILSTCSVQQRDHYAELAQTPVSQIKEPLFAVVHWASQPAESHDQASLYAIDFLAEFYEEMIYSNTRIQYSAHADLVLPLTLQALSTRIEGESHIMKRISRKIIKALQLSIVLTGEEDIKRKLVGMVDMQMFSKLLDFQFSNNKVALNSSKFTLVTDDLSDIGVEIVMYGLDLMAKLAKNLPEVDALFSSSLQDSRIVPFLSAGLTSDNRTVVQVTLQIICFASMFDAFPTVLLGDALTASNCKKKEELMKRETIQSPVQYHMPVLHSYENKENINHDASRISIQDATRLSDQDASVQSLIDRMQSGFELKGANSSEIIDLYEHKIQSLQTKEEQLQDLLEAKSLALTQADRLIAQHRSRKAAYEAEAAKMRRLLHSSEINSEKCKEEINEIKLKKEHLQNSLESVMEEKSQLEQVAEEHQQLTAAYTELSEKYTSVDKSLLSLKQEHKTLSEMHEVLRKHDENLKEQCDSASEQLSKLEAERKTLNKTLKEKESKLSELTKTHTKLQKDFKTSESEREQLEEAVDKYRANMAQLEQTKKQFQHQVSSLELLCRQHETNIDNKDKELVALKGEVDKHRQIAALINSLSSGKSENGAQQ from the exons atggaaacagcttcTTGTGTTAAGCATGTCATAATGGCTGCCAACCaatataaaaacagtaaaacagaTGGCAACTTGGTATATCTACAGAGGCAGCTAGAG ATTCTGGTTGGTAGTTTATCATCAAGAACTTCTACATTGAAGTTTTTTAACCTGAGGAATTTATTACCTGTAGAATGTTTAAATGCTGTGATAGATATTCTGAGAGAATCAAGAGATTTAAAGCCAGGTCTACTCTCCAAATGTATCTCTCTGTTCCAGCATCTAG CACAAGACAGTGAAATAAGAGAAGCCTTCCATGATTCCTTTCACCTTACACAGTGTCTAGCTACTGTCATCAAAACACATGCTGGTATACCAGGGGACCATCTCACAGTGGAG atattgaATGTTTTACAGAGGATAACATATGGACACAAGATAAATTTCCAGGACAGTTATGTTGAAgatttgttacattttgttttgaaaaatat AACTAACCCCATTACAGAATTTACCTTACCTTGTCTCGGATTATTAGTCAATCTGTGTAGAGATAACTTTGCCACACAgtcttatattaaaaatatg GAAGGATCAAGGAATTTGTACAAGACATTGATGTCTTATTTAGACGACCAGAACTTAACAATGATGATATTTACATTGTCGTGTATATCATATCTGTGTTTACACCAAGACATAGGACAACAT gtGTTTAATCCAAAGAATGTAAAGAGGACATTCCAGTTGatgtttaatattgtattaaaaggAGACACAGGGACAACGAGACAGTATGCTGTTGATTTGTTTTCAGATTtactcaaaaatcaaaatattcagcAGTCACTTGTAGA ATTTGAGAAATTGAGTTCTAGCATAGAAAAGGTGCTTAATTTGGTAGCTACCAGTACTGCAGAGTCAGTGGTAAAG atatttgaacTTCTGCTGTCCCTGTCTGCTATAGAAGGCATTAGACCAATAATATGTCGTTGTATTTTATCAACATGTTCTGTACAACAAAGAGATCACTATGCTGAATTAGCCCAGACACCTGTCTCTCAGATCAAAGAACCACTGTTTGCTGTTGTTCACTGGGCGTCACAACCAGCCGAGTCACATGACCAGGCATCATTATATGCTATAGACTTTCTGGCGGAATTTTATGAG GAAATGATTTACTCCAACACAAGAATCCAGTACTCTGCTCATGCAGACCTTGTTTTGCCATTGACCTTACAAGCTCTCAGTACGAGGATTGAAGGAGAGAGTCATATAATGAAGAGAATCAGTAGAAAGATCATAAAGGCTTTACAACTGAGTATTG tgtTGACAGGAGAAGAGGACATAAAGAGAAAGTTGGTCGGTATGGTGGATATGCAGATGTTTTCTAAGTTACTGGATTTCCAGTTCTCTAACAATAAAGTGGCTTTAAATTCAAGCAAATTTACTCTGGTTACTGATGATTTAAG CGACATTGGTGTAGAGATTGTGATGTATGGTTTGGATTTGATGGCAAAATTAGCAAAAAATCTACCAGAGGTTGATGCTTTGTTTTCATCAAGTTTACAA GACAGTAGAATTGTGCCTTTCCTGTCCGCTGGTCTGACAAGTGACAATCGAACAGTAGTACAAGTCACCTTACAGATCATTTGTTTTGCTTCAATGTTTGATGCATTTCCTACAGTTTT ACTTGGTGATGCTTTGACTGCAAGTAATTGTAAGAAGAAAGAAGAGTTAAtgaaaagggagacaattcaaTCACCTGTTCAATATCATATGCCAGTTTTACATAGTTATGAGAACAAGGAGAACATAAACCATGACGCCAGTAGGATATCTATACAGGATGCTACGAGACTGTCAGACCAGGATGCTTCAGTTCAATCTCTTATTGACAGGATGCAGTCCGGCTTTGAg ttGAAGGGAGCTAACTCCTCTGAGATTATAGACCTGTATGAACATAAGATACAGTCTCTACAG ACAAAAGAAGAACAACTTCAAGACTTGTTGGAAGCCAAGAGTTTAGCTCTCACACAGGCGGATAGATTGATAGCTCAGCATAGGTCCAGAAAAGCTGCTTACGAGGCTGAG gctGCTAAAATGAGACGATTACTTCACTCCTCTGAGATCAACAGTGAGAAATGCAAAGAAGAAATTAATGAGATCAAATTAAAGAAGGAACATCTACAAAACTCACTGGAAAGCGTGATGGAGGAGAAATCTCA GTTAGAACAAGTAGCAGAGGAACACCAACAATTAACAGCAGCTTATACAGAACTGTCAGAAAA ATATACCTCTGTAGACAAGTCATTGTTGTcattaaaacaagaacataagaCATTGTCAGAGATGCATGAAGTGTTACGGAAACATGACGAGAATCTTAAAGAGCAATGTGATAG tgCATCAGAACAACTGAGTAAGCTGGAGGCTGAAAggaaaactttaaataaaactcTAAAGGAGAAAGAATCAAAACTCTCAG AACTGACGAAGACTCACACGAAATTACAAAAGGATTTTAAGACTTCTGAGAGTGAGAGAGAGCAGTTAGAGGAAGCTGTTGATAAATATAGAGCTAATATGGCTCAGTTAGAACAGACAAAGAAACAATTTCAACATCAG gtcTCATCACTAGAGCTTCTGTGTAGACAACATGAAACCAATATTGACAACAAAGATAAAGAACTTGTAGCATTGAAAGGAGAAGTTGACAAACATCGACAGATAGCTGCCTTAATTAACAGTCTTAGTAGTGGGAAGTCAGAAAATGGAGCACAACAGTAA
- the LOC134688600 gene encoding protein CIP2A homolog L-like isoform X4, with amino-acid sequence METNANLFDRDYFIFVTMETASCVKHVIMAANQYKNSKTDGNLVYLQRQLEILVGSLSSRTSTLKFFNLRNLLPVECLNAVIDILRESRDLKPGLLSKCISLFQHLAQDSEIREAFHDSFHLTQCLATVIKTHAGIPGDHLTVEILNVLQRITYGHKINFQDSYVEDLLHFVLKNITNPITEFTLPCLGLLVNLCRDNFATQSYIKNMEGSRNLYKTLMSYLDDQNLTMMIFTLSCISYLCLHQDIGQHVFNPKNVKRTFQLMFNIVLKGDTGTTRQYAVDLFSDLLKNQNIQQSLVEFEKLSSSIEKVLNLVATSTAESVVKIFELLLSLSAIEGIRPIICRCILSTCSVQQRDHYAELAQTPVSQIKEPLFAVVHWASQPAESHDQASLYAIDFLAEFYEEMIYSNTRIQYSAHADLVLPLTLQALSTRIEGESHIMKRISRKIIKALQLSIVLTGEEDIKRKLVGMVDMQMFSKLLDFQFSNNKVALNSSKFTLVTDDLSDIGVEIVMYGLDLMAKLAKNLPEVDALFSSSLQDSRIVPFLSAGLTSDNRTVVQVTLQIICFASMFDAFPTVLLGDALTASNCKKKEELMKRETIQSPVQYHMPVLHSYENKENINHDASRISIQDATRLSDQDASVQSLIDRMQSGFEGANSSEIIDLYEHKIQSLQTKEEQLQDLLEAKSLALTQADRLIAQHRSRKAAYEAEAAKMRRLLHSSEINSEKCKEEINEIKLKKEHLQNSLESVMEEKSQLEQVAEEHQQLTAAYTELSEKYTSVDKSLLSLKQEHKTLSEMHEVLRKHDENLKEQCDSASEQLSKLEAERKTLNKTLKEKESKLSELTKTHTKLQKDFKTSESEREQLEEAVDKYRANMAQLEQTKKQFQHQVSSLELLCRQHETNIDNKDKELVALKGEVDKHRQIAALINSLSSGKSENGAQQ; translated from the exons ttttgttaccatggaaacagcttcTTGTGTTAAGCATGTCATAATGGCTGCCAACCaatataaaaacagtaaaacagaTGGCAACTTGGTATATCTACAGAGGCAGCTAGAG ATTCTGGTTGGTAGTTTATCATCAAGAACTTCTACATTGAAGTTTTTTAACCTGAGGAATTTATTACCTGTAGAATGTTTAAATGCTGTGATAGATATTCTGAGAGAATCAAGAGATTTAAAGCCAGGTCTACTCTCCAAATGTATCTCTCTGTTCCAGCATCTAG CACAAGACAGTGAAATAAGAGAAGCCTTCCATGATTCCTTTCACCTTACACAGTGTCTAGCTACTGTCATCAAAACACATGCTGGTATACCAGGGGACCATCTCACAGTGGAG atattgaATGTTTTACAGAGGATAACATATGGACACAAGATAAATTTCCAGGACAGTTATGTTGAAgatttgttacattttgttttgaaaaatat AACTAACCCCATTACAGAATTTACCTTACCTTGTCTCGGATTATTAGTCAATCTGTGTAGAGATAACTTTGCCACACAgtcttatattaaaaatatg GAAGGATCAAGGAATTTGTACAAGACATTGATGTCTTATTTAGACGACCAGAACTTAACAATGATGATATTTACATTGTCGTGTATATCATATCTGTGTTTACACCAAGACATAGGACAACAT gtGTTTAATCCAAAGAATGTAAAGAGGACATTCCAGTTGatgtttaatattgtattaaaaggAGACACAGGGACAACGAGACAGTATGCTGTTGATTTGTTTTCAGATTtactcaaaaatcaaaatattcagcAGTCACTTGTAGA ATTTGAGAAATTGAGTTCTAGCATAGAAAAGGTGCTTAATTTGGTAGCTACCAGTACTGCAGAGTCAGTGGTAAAG atatttgaacTTCTGCTGTCCCTGTCTGCTATAGAAGGCATTAGACCAATAATATGTCGTTGTATTTTATCAACATGTTCTGTACAACAAAGAGATCACTATGCTGAATTAGCCCAGACACCTGTCTCTCAGATCAAAGAACCACTGTTTGCTGTTGTTCACTGGGCGTCACAACCAGCCGAGTCACATGACCAGGCATCATTATATGCTATAGACTTTCTGGCGGAATTTTATGAG GAAATGATTTACTCCAACACAAGAATCCAGTACTCTGCTCATGCAGACCTTGTTTTGCCATTGACCTTACAAGCTCTCAGTACGAGGATTGAAGGAGAGAGTCATATAATGAAGAGAATCAGTAGAAAGATCATAAAGGCTTTACAACTGAGTATTG tgtTGACAGGAGAAGAGGACATAAAGAGAAAGTTGGTCGGTATGGTGGATATGCAGATGTTTTCTAAGTTACTGGATTTCCAGTTCTCTAACAATAAAGTGGCTTTAAATTCAAGCAAATTTACTCTGGTTACTGATGATTTAAG CGACATTGGTGTAGAGATTGTGATGTATGGTTTGGATTTGATGGCAAAATTAGCAAAAAATCTACCAGAGGTTGATGCTTTGTTTTCATCAAGTTTACAA GACAGTAGAATTGTGCCTTTCCTGTCCGCTGGTCTGACAAGTGACAATCGAACAGTAGTACAAGTCACCTTACAGATCATTTGTTTTGCTTCAATGTTTGATGCATTTCCTACAGTTTT ACTTGGTGATGCTTTGACTGCAAGTAATTGTAAGAAGAAAGAAGAGTTAAtgaaaagggagacaattcaaTCACCTGTTCAATATCATATGCCAGTTTTACATAGTTATGAGAACAAGGAGAACATAAACCATGACGCCAGTAGGATATCTATACAGGATGCTACGAGACTGTCAGACCAGGATGCTTCAGTTCAATCTCTTATTGACAGGATGCAGTCCGGCTTTGAg GGAGCTAACTCCTCTGAGATTATAGACCTGTATGAACATAAGATACAGTCTCTACAG ACAAAAGAAGAACAACTTCAAGACTTGTTGGAAGCCAAGAGTTTAGCTCTCACACAGGCGGATAGATTGATAGCTCAGCATAGGTCCAGAAAAGCTGCTTACGAGGCTGAG gctGCTAAAATGAGACGATTACTTCACTCCTCTGAGATCAACAGTGAGAAATGCAAAGAAGAAATTAATGAGATCAAATTAAAGAAGGAACATCTACAAAACTCACTGGAAAGCGTGATGGAGGAGAAATCTCA GTTAGAACAAGTAGCAGAGGAACACCAACAATTAACAGCAGCTTATACAGAACTGTCAGAAAA ATATACCTCTGTAGACAAGTCATTGTTGTcattaaaacaagaacataagaCATTGTCAGAGATGCATGAAGTGTTACGGAAACATGACGAGAATCTTAAAGAGCAATGTGATAG tgCATCAGAACAACTGAGTAAGCTGGAGGCTGAAAggaaaactttaaataaaactcTAAAGGAGAAAGAATCAAAACTCTCAG AACTGACGAAGACTCACACGAAATTACAAAAGGATTTTAAGACTTCTGAGAGTGAGAGAGAGCAGTTAGAGGAAGCTGTTGATAAATATAGAGCTAATATGGCTCAGTTAGAACAGACAAAGAAACAATTTCAACATCAG gtcTCATCACTAGAGCTTCTGTGTAGACAACATGAAACCAATATTGACAACAAAGATAAAGAACTTGTAGCATTGAAAGGAGAAGTTGACAAACATCGACAGATAGCTGCCTTAATTAACAGTCTTAGTAGTGGGAAGTCAGAAAATGGAGCACAACAGTAA